In one window of Miscanthus floridulus cultivar M001 chromosome 12, ASM1932011v1, whole genome shotgun sequence DNA:
- the LOC136496434 gene encoding cryptochrome-1-like isoform X3, whose amino-acid sequence MSASSSSLCGGDPAMRSVVWFRRDLRVEDNPALAAAARAGGEVVPAYVWSPEEEGPYYPGRVSRWWISQSLKHLDASLRRLGAGKLVTRRSADAVVALLQLVRDTGATHVYFNHLYGDLSMCPSEDLIFEDDSERGSNALLARAWTPGWQNADKALTAFLNGPLADYSVNRKKADSASTSLLSPHLHFGELSVRKVFHLVRMKQLVWSNEGNHAAEDSCTLFLRSIGLREYSRYLSFNHPSSHERPLLAHLRFFPWVVNESFFKIWRQGRTGYPLVDAGMRELWATGWLHDRIRVVVSSFFVKVLQLPWRWGMKYFWDTLLDADLESDALGWQYITGSLPDSRELDRIDNPQFEGYKFDPHGEYVRRWIPELARLPTEWIHHPWDAPVSVLQAAGIELGSNYPLPIVELDAAKARLQEALSEMWQLEAASRATMNNGMEEGLGDSSEVPFPQELQMEIDRQPAQATANVPMTARRREDQMVPTMTSSLNRAETEVSADLGNSEDTRAQVPFHAHFHPRVEREDMIQNTEGPAPRINGTHQHIFQQPQNHRREALAPSVSEASSSWTGREGAVVPVWSPPAASGHSETFAADEADVSSRSYLDRHPQSHRLMNWSQLSQSLTTGWEVENSVQPNLIG is encoded by the exons ATGtcggcctcgtcctcgtccctgtGCGGCGGGGACCCGGCGATGAGGAGCGTGGTGTGGTTCCGGAGGGACCTCAGGGTGGAGGACAACCCGGCgcttgcggcggcggcgcgtgccgGTGGGGAGGTAGTGCCGGCGTACGTCTGGTCGCCAGAGGAAGAGGGCCCTTACTACCCCGGGCGTGTGTCCCGGTGGTGGATCAGCCAGAGCCTGAAGCACCTGGACGCCTCGCTCCGCCGCCTAGGGGCAGGAAAGCTCGTCACGCGGAGGTCGGCCGACGCCGTCGTCGCGCTGCTCCAGCTGGTCCGCGACACCGGCGCCACGCACGTCTACTTCAATCATCTATACG GTGACTTATCGATGTGTCCATCGGAAGATCTGATCTTTGAGGATGATTCAGAGAGGGGAAGCAACGCTCTTCTGGCCCGAGCATGGACGCCAGGGTGGCAGAACGCAGACAAGGCACTgacggccttcctcaatggtccATTGGCTGACTACTCAGTGAACCGCAAGAAGGCTGATAGTGCGAGCACATCCCTACTCTCACCTCACCTGCATTTCGGTGAGCTTAGTGTGCGCAAGGTTTTCCACCTAGTTCGTATGAAGCAGCTTGTGTGGAGTAACGAGGGCAACCACGCTGCTGAGGACAGCTGCACCTTGTTTCTCCGTTCCATTGGCCTGCGGGAGTACTCTCGGTACCTGAGCTTCAATCACCCAAGCAGCCATGAGAGGCCTCTCTTGGCGCACCTCAGGTTTTTCCCCTGGGTGGTAAATGAGAGCTTCTTTAAGATTTGGAGGCAGGGAAGGACTGGGTACCCGCTCGTTGATGCTGGCATGAGGGAACTGTGGGCAACAGGATGGTTGCATGACCGGATACGTGTGGTGGTTTCAAGCTTCTTTGTCAAGGTCCTTCAACTTCCATGGCGATGGGGTATGAAGTACTTCTGGGACACATTACTGGATGCTGATCTTGAAAGCGATGCACTGGGCTGGCAGTACATCACTGGCTCTCTTCCTGATAGTCGAGAGCTTGACCGCATCGACAACCCCCAG TTTGAAGGCTACAAGTTCGACCCGCATGGGGAGTATGTCCGACGGTGGATTCCTGAGCTCGCAAGGCTACCGACAGAATGGATACATCATCCATGGGATGCACCTGTTTCTGTGCTGCAAGCTGCAGGAATTGAGCTGGGATCCAACTATCCTCTCCCCATAGTTGAGCTAGACGCGGCCAAAGCCAGACTGCAAGAAGCCCTATCAGAAATGTGGCAGCTGGAGGCAGCATCAAGGGCCACCATGAACAATGGAATGGAGGAAGGCCTCGGCGATTCCTCAGAGGTTCCGTTTCCTCAAGAATTACAGATGGAAATCGATCGGCAGCCAGCCCAGGCAACAGCCAATGTGCCGATGACTGCTCGGAGGCGTGAGGATCAGATGGTGCCTACCATGACCTCTTCATTGAACCGAGCTGAAACAGAGGTTTCCGCCGATCTAGGGAACAGTGAGGACACTAGGGCACAGGTTCCGTTTCATGCACATTTCCATCCCCGAGTTGAGAGGGAAGATATGATCCAAAATACTGAAGGCCCTGCGCCTAGAATCAATGGCACTCACCAGCACATCTTTCAGCAACCTCAGAATCATAGGCGAGAAGCTCTTGCTCCATCAGTGTCGGAGGCTTCAAGTAGCTGGACCGGCAGAGAGGGCGCTGTGGTCCCAGTTTGGTCACCTCCTGCAGCATCAGGCCATTCAGAAACTTTTGCTGCTGACGAAGCTGACGTTTCTAGTAGGAGTTATTTGGATAGGCATCCACAGTCGCACCGGTTGATGAACTGGAGTCAATTATCACAGTCATT GACAACAGGCTGGGAAGTGGAAAATTCTGTGCAGCCAAACTTAATCGGTTAG
- the LOC136497219 gene encoding photosynthetic NDH subunit of subcomplex B 4, chloroplastic-like isoform X1: MASPLLRPHSHVVAAAALHSVRRADRHGRCPATVHQLGRFHDHGCSRSGRSKRSGSVKVSAFPSLDVVPLMVTMVEHVDMSRDYVVTKSIWHLSDAALKSVYTFYAMFTVWGVCFFASMKDPFYDSDTYRSAGGDGTVHWYYDRQEDLEASAREELLREELLEEIEQRVGGLRELEEVVTK; encoded by the exons ATGGCCTCGCCGCTGCTCAGGCCACACTCtcacgtcgtcgccgccgccgccctgcacTCCGTGAGGAGAGCcgaccgccatggccgctgccccGCGACAGTACAC CAGCTCGGCAGGTTCCATGACCACGGGTGCAGCAGGTCCGGCCGTTCTAAG AGATCCGGTTCAGTGAAGGTGAGCGCCTTCCCGTCGCTGGACGTGGTGCCGCTGATGGTgacgatggtggagcacgtggaCATGTCGCGGGACTACGTCGTGACCAAGTCCATCTGGCATCTCAGCGACGCAGCTCTCAAGAGCGTTT ATACCTTCTACGCCATGTTCACGGTGTGGGGCGTCTGCTTCTTTGCGTCCATGAAG GATCCCTTCTACGACAGCGACACGTACAGGAGCGCGGGTGGAGATGGAACCGTGCACTGGTACTACGATAGG CAAGAGGACCTGGAGGCGTCTGCGAGGGAGGAGCTGCTGCGGGAGGAGCTGCTCGAGGAGATTGAGCAGAGGGTTGGGGGCCTCAGAGAGCTGGAGGAAGTAGTCACAAAGTGA
- the LOC136497219 gene encoding photosynthetic NDH subunit of subcomplex B 4, chloroplastic-like isoform X2, translated as MASPLLRPHSHVVAAAALHSVRRADRHGRCPATVHLGRFHDHGCSRSGRSKRSGSVKVSAFPSLDVVPLMVTMVEHVDMSRDYVVTKSIWHLSDAALKSVYTFYAMFTVWGVCFFASMKDPFYDSDTYRSAGGDGTVHWYYDRQEDLEASAREELLREELLEEIEQRVGGLRELEEVVTK; from the exons ATGGCCTCGCCGCTGCTCAGGCCACACTCtcacgtcgtcgccgccgccgccctgcacTCCGTGAGGAGAGCcgaccgccatggccgctgccccGCGACAGTACAC CTCGGCAGGTTCCATGACCACGGGTGCAGCAGGTCCGGCCGTTCTAAG AGATCCGGTTCAGTGAAGGTGAGCGCCTTCCCGTCGCTGGACGTGGTGCCGCTGATGGTgacgatggtggagcacgtggaCATGTCGCGGGACTACGTCGTGACCAAGTCCATCTGGCATCTCAGCGACGCAGCTCTCAAGAGCGTTT ATACCTTCTACGCCATGTTCACGGTGTGGGGCGTCTGCTTCTTTGCGTCCATGAAG GATCCCTTCTACGACAGCGACACGTACAGGAGCGCGGGTGGAGATGGAACCGTGCACTGGTACTACGATAGG CAAGAGGACCTGGAGGCGTCTGCGAGGGAGGAGCTGCTGCGGGAGGAGCTGCTCGAGGAGATTGAGCAGAGGGTTGGGGGCCTCAGAGAGCTGGAGGAAGTAGTCACAAAGTGA
- the LOC136496434 gene encoding cryptochrome-1-like isoform X1: MSASSSSLCGGDPAMRSVVWFRRDLRVEDNPALAAAARAGGEVVPAYVWSPEEEGPYYPGRVSRWWISQSLKHLDASLRRLGAGKLVTRRSADAVVALLQLVRDTGATHVYFNHLYDPISLVRDHRLKEMLTAEGIVVQSFNADLLYEPWEVVDDEGQPFTMFAAFWNRCLSMPYDPPAPLLPPKKINSGDLSMCPSEDLIFEDDSERGSNALLARAWTPGWQNADKALTAFLNGPLADYSVNRKKADSASTSLLSPHLHFGELSVRKVFHLVRMKQLVWSNEGNHAAEDSCTLFLRSIGLREYSRYLSFNHPSSHERPLLAHLRFFPWVVNESFFKIWRQGRTGYPLVDAGMRELWATGWLHDRIRVVVSSFFVKVLQLPWRWGMKYFWDTLLDADLESDALGWQYITGSLPDSRELDRIDNPQFEGYKFDPHGEYVRRWIPELARLPTEWIHHPWDAPVSVLQAAGIELGSNYPLPIVELDAAKARLQEALSEMWQLEAASRATMNNGMEEGLGDSSEVPFPQELQMEIDRQPAQATANVPMTARRREDQMVPTMTSSLNRAETEVSADLGNSEDTRAQVPFHAHFHPRVEREDMIQNTEGPAPRINGTHQHIFQQPQNHRREALAPSVSEASSSWTGREGAVVPVWSPPAASGHSETFAADEADVSSRSYLDRHPQSHRLMNWSQLSQSLTTGWEVENSVQPNLIG; this comes from the exons ATGtcggcctcgtcctcgtccctgtGCGGCGGGGACCCGGCGATGAGGAGCGTGGTGTGGTTCCGGAGGGACCTCAGGGTGGAGGACAACCCGGCgcttgcggcggcggcgcgtgccgGTGGGGAGGTAGTGCCGGCGTACGTCTGGTCGCCAGAGGAAGAGGGCCCTTACTACCCCGGGCGTGTGTCCCGGTGGTGGATCAGCCAGAGCCTGAAGCACCTGGACGCCTCGCTCCGCCGCCTAGGGGCAGGAAAGCTCGTCACGCGGAGGTCGGCCGACGCCGTCGTCGCGCTGCTCCAGCTGGTCCGCGACACCGGCGCCACGCACGTCTACTTCAATCATCTATACG ACCCGATCTCACTAGTCAGGGATCACCGGTTGAAGGAGATGCTGACGGCTGAGGGCATCGTTGTGCAATCTTTCAATGCGGATCTGCTATATGAGCCATGGGAAGTTGTCGATGATGAAGGGCAACCATTCACCATGTTCGCCGCGTTCTGGAACAGGTGCCTCAGCATGCCGTATGACCCCCCTGCACCACTTCTGCCCCCGAAGAAGATCAATTCAG GTGACTTATCGATGTGTCCATCGGAAGATCTGATCTTTGAGGATGATTCAGAGAGGGGAAGCAACGCTCTTCTGGCCCGAGCATGGACGCCAGGGTGGCAGAACGCAGACAAGGCACTgacggccttcctcaatggtccATTGGCTGACTACTCAGTGAACCGCAAGAAGGCTGATAGTGCGAGCACATCCCTACTCTCACCTCACCTGCATTTCGGTGAGCTTAGTGTGCGCAAGGTTTTCCACCTAGTTCGTATGAAGCAGCTTGTGTGGAGTAACGAGGGCAACCACGCTGCTGAGGACAGCTGCACCTTGTTTCTCCGTTCCATTGGCCTGCGGGAGTACTCTCGGTACCTGAGCTTCAATCACCCAAGCAGCCATGAGAGGCCTCTCTTGGCGCACCTCAGGTTTTTCCCCTGGGTGGTAAATGAGAGCTTCTTTAAGATTTGGAGGCAGGGAAGGACTGGGTACCCGCTCGTTGATGCTGGCATGAGGGAACTGTGGGCAACAGGATGGTTGCATGACCGGATACGTGTGGTGGTTTCAAGCTTCTTTGTCAAGGTCCTTCAACTTCCATGGCGATGGGGTATGAAGTACTTCTGGGACACATTACTGGATGCTGATCTTGAAAGCGATGCACTGGGCTGGCAGTACATCACTGGCTCTCTTCCTGATAGTCGAGAGCTTGACCGCATCGACAACCCCCAG TTTGAAGGCTACAAGTTCGACCCGCATGGGGAGTATGTCCGACGGTGGATTCCTGAGCTCGCAAGGCTACCGACAGAATGGATACATCATCCATGGGATGCACCTGTTTCTGTGCTGCAAGCTGCAGGAATTGAGCTGGGATCCAACTATCCTCTCCCCATAGTTGAGCTAGACGCGGCCAAAGCCAGACTGCAAGAAGCCCTATCAGAAATGTGGCAGCTGGAGGCAGCATCAAGGGCCACCATGAACAATGGAATGGAGGAAGGCCTCGGCGATTCCTCAGAGGTTCCGTTTCCTCAAGAATTACAGATGGAAATCGATCGGCAGCCAGCCCAGGCAACAGCCAATGTGCCGATGACTGCTCGGAGGCGTGAGGATCAGATGGTGCCTACCATGACCTCTTCATTGAACCGAGCTGAAACAGAGGTTTCCGCCGATCTAGGGAACAGTGAGGACACTAGGGCACAGGTTCCGTTTCATGCACATTTCCATCCCCGAGTTGAGAGGGAAGATATGATCCAAAATACTGAAGGCCCTGCGCCTAGAATCAATGGCACTCACCAGCACATCTTTCAGCAACCTCAGAATCATAGGCGAGAAGCTCTTGCTCCATCAGTGTCGGAGGCTTCAAGTAGCTGGACCGGCAGAGAGGGCGCTGTGGTCCCAGTTTGGTCACCTCCTGCAGCATCAGGCCATTCAGAAACTTTTGCTGCTGACGAAGCTGACGTTTCTAGTAGGAGTTATTTGGATAGGCATCCACAGTCGCACCGGTTGATGAACTGGAGTCAATTATCACAGTCATT GACAACAGGCTGGGAAGTGGAAAATTCTGTGCAGCCAAACTTAATCGGTTAG
- the LOC136497219 gene encoding photosynthetic NDH subunit of subcomplex B 4, chloroplastic-like isoform X4 — MASPLLRPHSHVVAAAALHSVRRADRHGRCPATLGRFHDHGCSRSGRSKRSGSVKVSAFPSLDVVPLMVTMVEHVDMSRDYVVTKSIWHLSDAALKSVYTFYAMFTVWGVCFFASMKDPFYDSDTYRSAGGDGTVHWYYDRQEDLEASAREELLREELLEEIEQRVGGLRELEEVVTK; from the exons ATGGCCTCGCCGCTGCTCAGGCCACACTCtcacgtcgtcgccgccgccgccctgcacTCCGTGAGGAGAGCcgaccgccatggccgctgccccGCGACA CTCGGCAGGTTCCATGACCACGGGTGCAGCAGGTCCGGCCGTTCTAAG AGATCCGGTTCAGTGAAGGTGAGCGCCTTCCCGTCGCTGGACGTGGTGCCGCTGATGGTgacgatggtggagcacgtggaCATGTCGCGGGACTACGTCGTGACCAAGTCCATCTGGCATCTCAGCGACGCAGCTCTCAAGAGCGTTT ATACCTTCTACGCCATGTTCACGGTGTGGGGCGTCTGCTTCTTTGCGTCCATGAAG GATCCCTTCTACGACAGCGACACGTACAGGAGCGCGGGTGGAGATGGAACCGTGCACTGGTACTACGATAGG CAAGAGGACCTGGAGGCGTCTGCGAGGGAGGAGCTGCTGCGGGAGGAGCTGCTCGAGGAGATTGAGCAGAGGGTTGGGGGCCTCAGAGAGCTGGAGGAAGTAGTCACAAAGTGA
- the LOC136496434 gene encoding cryptochrome-1-like isoform X2, protein MSASSSSLCGGDPAMRSVVWFRRDLRVEDNPALAAAARAGGEVVPAYVWSPEEEGPYYPGRVSRWWISQSLKHLDASLRRLGAGKLVTRRSADAVVALLQLVRDTGATHVYFNHLYDPISLVRDHRLKEMLTAEGIVVQSFNADLLYEPWEVVDDEGQPFTMFAAFWNRCLSMPYDPPAPLLPPKKINSGDLSMCPSEDLIFEDDSERGSNALLARAWTPGWQNADKALTAFLNGPLADYSVNRKKADSASTSLLSPHLHFGELSVRKVFHLVRMKQLVWSNEGNHAAEDSCTLFLRSIGLREYSRYLSFNHPSSHERPLLAHLRFFPWVVNESFFKIWRQGRTGYPLVDAGMRELWATGWLHDRIRVVVSSFFVKVLQLPWRWGMKYFWDTLLDADLESDALGWQYITGSLPDSRELDRIDNPQFEGYKFDPHGEYVRRWIPELARLPTEWIHHPWDAPVSVLQAAGIELGSNYPLPIVELDAAKARLQEALSEMWQLEAASRATMNNGMEEGLGDSSEVPFPQELQMEIDRQPAQATANVPMTARRREDQMVPTMTSSLNRAETEVSADLGNSEDTRAQVPFHAHFHPRVEREDMIQNTEGPAPRINGTHQHIFQQPQNHRREALAPSVSEASSSWTGREGAVVPVWSPPAASGHSETFAADEADVSSRSYLDRHPQSHRLMNWSQLSQSL, encoded by the exons ATGtcggcctcgtcctcgtccctgtGCGGCGGGGACCCGGCGATGAGGAGCGTGGTGTGGTTCCGGAGGGACCTCAGGGTGGAGGACAACCCGGCgcttgcggcggcggcgcgtgccgGTGGGGAGGTAGTGCCGGCGTACGTCTGGTCGCCAGAGGAAGAGGGCCCTTACTACCCCGGGCGTGTGTCCCGGTGGTGGATCAGCCAGAGCCTGAAGCACCTGGACGCCTCGCTCCGCCGCCTAGGGGCAGGAAAGCTCGTCACGCGGAGGTCGGCCGACGCCGTCGTCGCGCTGCTCCAGCTGGTCCGCGACACCGGCGCCACGCACGTCTACTTCAATCATCTATACG ACCCGATCTCACTAGTCAGGGATCACCGGTTGAAGGAGATGCTGACGGCTGAGGGCATCGTTGTGCAATCTTTCAATGCGGATCTGCTATATGAGCCATGGGAAGTTGTCGATGATGAAGGGCAACCATTCACCATGTTCGCCGCGTTCTGGAACAGGTGCCTCAGCATGCCGTATGACCCCCCTGCACCACTTCTGCCCCCGAAGAAGATCAATTCAG GTGACTTATCGATGTGTCCATCGGAAGATCTGATCTTTGAGGATGATTCAGAGAGGGGAAGCAACGCTCTTCTGGCCCGAGCATGGACGCCAGGGTGGCAGAACGCAGACAAGGCACTgacggccttcctcaatggtccATTGGCTGACTACTCAGTGAACCGCAAGAAGGCTGATAGTGCGAGCACATCCCTACTCTCACCTCACCTGCATTTCGGTGAGCTTAGTGTGCGCAAGGTTTTCCACCTAGTTCGTATGAAGCAGCTTGTGTGGAGTAACGAGGGCAACCACGCTGCTGAGGACAGCTGCACCTTGTTTCTCCGTTCCATTGGCCTGCGGGAGTACTCTCGGTACCTGAGCTTCAATCACCCAAGCAGCCATGAGAGGCCTCTCTTGGCGCACCTCAGGTTTTTCCCCTGGGTGGTAAATGAGAGCTTCTTTAAGATTTGGAGGCAGGGAAGGACTGGGTACCCGCTCGTTGATGCTGGCATGAGGGAACTGTGGGCAACAGGATGGTTGCATGACCGGATACGTGTGGTGGTTTCAAGCTTCTTTGTCAAGGTCCTTCAACTTCCATGGCGATGGGGTATGAAGTACTTCTGGGACACATTACTGGATGCTGATCTTGAAAGCGATGCACTGGGCTGGCAGTACATCACTGGCTCTCTTCCTGATAGTCGAGAGCTTGACCGCATCGACAACCCCCAG TTTGAAGGCTACAAGTTCGACCCGCATGGGGAGTATGTCCGACGGTGGATTCCTGAGCTCGCAAGGCTACCGACAGAATGGATACATCATCCATGGGATGCACCTGTTTCTGTGCTGCAAGCTGCAGGAATTGAGCTGGGATCCAACTATCCTCTCCCCATAGTTGAGCTAGACGCGGCCAAAGCCAGACTGCAAGAAGCCCTATCAGAAATGTGGCAGCTGGAGGCAGCATCAAGGGCCACCATGAACAATGGAATGGAGGAAGGCCTCGGCGATTCCTCAGAGGTTCCGTTTCCTCAAGAATTACAGATGGAAATCGATCGGCAGCCAGCCCAGGCAACAGCCAATGTGCCGATGACTGCTCGGAGGCGTGAGGATCAGATGGTGCCTACCATGACCTCTTCATTGAACCGAGCTGAAACAGAGGTTTCCGCCGATCTAGGGAACAGTGAGGACACTAGGGCACAGGTTCCGTTTCATGCACATTTCCATCCCCGAGTTGAGAGGGAAGATATGATCCAAAATACTGAAGGCCCTGCGCCTAGAATCAATGGCACTCACCAGCACATCTTTCAGCAACCTCAGAATCATAGGCGAGAAGCTCTTGCTCCATCAGTGTCGGAGGCTTCAAGTAGCTGGACCGGCAGAGAGGGCGCTGTGGTCCCAGTTTGGTCACCTCCTGCAGCATCAGGCCATTCAGAAACTTTTGCTGCTGACGAAGCTGACGTTTCTAGTAGGAGTTATTTGGATAGGCATCCACAGTCGCACCGGTTGATGAACTGGAGTCAATTATCACAGTCATTGTGA
- the LOC136497219 gene encoding photosynthetic NDH subunit of subcomplex B 4, chloroplastic-like isoform X3, translating into MASPLLRPHSHVVAAAALHSVRRADRHGRCPATQLGRFHDHGCSRSGRSKRSGSVKVSAFPSLDVVPLMVTMVEHVDMSRDYVVTKSIWHLSDAALKSVYTFYAMFTVWGVCFFASMKDPFYDSDTYRSAGGDGTVHWYYDRQEDLEASAREELLREELLEEIEQRVGGLRELEEVVTK; encoded by the exons ATGGCCTCGCCGCTGCTCAGGCCACACTCtcacgtcgtcgccgccgccgccctgcacTCCGTGAGGAGAGCcgaccgccatggccgctgccccGCGACA CAGCTCGGCAGGTTCCATGACCACGGGTGCAGCAGGTCCGGCCGTTCTAAG AGATCCGGTTCAGTGAAGGTGAGCGCCTTCCCGTCGCTGGACGTGGTGCCGCTGATGGTgacgatggtggagcacgtggaCATGTCGCGGGACTACGTCGTGACCAAGTCCATCTGGCATCTCAGCGACGCAGCTCTCAAGAGCGTTT ATACCTTCTACGCCATGTTCACGGTGTGGGGCGTCTGCTTCTTTGCGTCCATGAAG GATCCCTTCTACGACAGCGACACGTACAGGAGCGCGGGTGGAGATGGAACCGTGCACTGGTACTACGATAGG CAAGAGGACCTGGAGGCGTCTGCGAGGGAGGAGCTGCTGCGGGAGGAGCTGCTCGAGGAGATTGAGCAGAGGGTTGGGGGCCTCAGAGAGCTGGAGGAAGTAGTCACAAAGTGA